A region of the Larus michahellis chromosome 4, bLarMic1.1, whole genome shotgun sequence genome:
ATTTTAACATCAGATATTACCACTGCAGTAGTAGGAGAATTGTTCAAATGCACTGGATTATTAAACTCTAGCTGCATTTGCTGCTACCGCTGGATAAAATCCCGTGCTGTTTCGAGTCCAACATTTTTTTAGTTAACGATACTATAAACATCACTTTTCTCCTAATTCTGAAGGACAGTAGTAAGTGCTTCAATTATCTAAATAATCAGAAGATCTCAGAGTTGTTTACATGATCAGTGTTTGCTGCGTCATTCCTACATAATGATATCTGTGCTGACCTTCCATTCCTAAACTTTTCGAGGGACGCAAAGGTCACAGAAGTATAAGTGGGTTTGTGCTAGATAATCCTTCCAGCAATTTTCTGACATGAGGCTCAGCAGTGGAAAGGCTAGCACTTGACTTCATAGGCCTAATTATGGTCACTTAACCTCTCATTAAAATGAATGGAGGCAATTTGTACCACTGGGTGAGATAACTCCTTCTACAAACAAGGTGTGTTTTCAGCCTTTCTTACTGAAATCTACGGGGAAAATACATGTTTGATGCTTAGGTCACTTTTTATCTTGAAGGATGTTAGCATTTAACAAATGAATCCTCATAAGACCTTGTATATAAATCAGTTTTACATTTGGGTAATGCTGAAGCAAGGATTAGAGTTGCACAGGACTAGAAGTTTAATGGCTCCCATTTCTGTAATCTAAACACTGGACCACACATCTCACTTGTACATAATTTTAGAATTTGTAGGAAAAAGGCAGGTCTCTGGGAAGACCCTAAATTGAGAACAGCAATGTGTAAAATCATCacattgcctttatttttcagatgttttaataCTGCCTCTCTGACttgctctgtttgttttcttctttttttaacattataaGGGCTCACTTAGATATAAGAGCATGTGATGGTAGAGCTTATCCTGACAAACTCCAGAATGTCAGTGTATCACGTCACATTGGTGAAAAAGTTCTGCTGGCAGTGCAATTATCcaagcaaaatgatttttttttttgccagtctgTTTTTTTTACAGGATTTTCATTTAGCACAGCTGTGTCAGGTAGAAAGggattcttttcttcctctttatctATGCTTCTAACTAAGGTAGTTGTGCTGGCAGAAGTTCTAAGGGAGGACCAAGCCCTAGCCTTTTCAGACCCATTTCAGCTTATGTGAGTTTCTGTAATTCAGTATTTAAAGTTAAATGGCTTGCAAAAGGTAAAACAGTGAACAAATGCAAGTATAGGAGTAAGGCAAAATTTTGCTTTCTGGTTGAATATGCCAGCATTTCATGTTTTAGCAGTTTGCAAACCAGATAAAACCCTGTTGAACTTGATAgaaatttgtttgctttatttttgttaggATTTCATTCTGAGGATGCATTTATCATACTGTTATCAAATGCTTGCTGTATAGAAGGGAAAGCTTTTACAAAGCAAAAGtgtaagaaaaagcagcactgcaTAAAGGAGTGCATAACGTTCTTTTGGTAGGCATTTTTGAGAAGGTGGCATATGAACATGAACCTCAGTAGCCTCTGGCATTATGTGAAAGATGCACTGAATGTAAATATGCCTGGAGAGACTCACAGTCCTTTATGTAAGTTGAtgctttttggtatttttgaaattttgaaatacCCAAGATACAGGCTTCTTCTGAAAACTAGCTACTGAGCATGCACAACAGCTATTTTTCATACAGCTTTCATCACTTCAGAGTCTTACAGTGCAGTATTACTGCATAGTATTGTTACTTAAGATTTATCAACCTTCAGTTCTCAGGGTGTAATGTCTTGGCTGTTTCGAATCGTGTCTGGCTGCCAGCCAAATcagaatttcttcagaaaacaagagCTGGAAAGAGCCAACTTGTCTGTGctgattttgatttattaaaagaCTCCAGATACAGATTGACATTTTCAGCTCAATATTTGACTTTCACCAGCCTTGAAATGGGAACTGTGAGCACTTTGATAAACAGCTGAAAGGTTTGTCTGGTTTTGCTACAGCCTCTgtgcatatctttttttttttttttttttttttgtttctttcccctctttttaaaataataactgtTTTGCAATGCTTAATGAATTACCATGGATGTTGTTAGTATGCTTTAGGGACAGCCTTCCTTCATTCCCCAATAAGGGAAGTGCATTGGTGCTGGAAGCATACCAAAATGGAAGTGCTGCATAACAAGAACAGTCCCTTACTACAGTGTTACCAATATAAATAGTTCTCAAATTTTCAGTGTAGGTGGTATGCCTACCATGTTAGCCTGAATTGTTTTTTGACTTGTTTAACTAAAATGGCTTCGTCTCCAGTGCAGACAAGTCCTTAGAATTGGCCCTGTCGGTTCTATAGGTACCACGGGGCTGAGTGAACCGCCTGCAGTGTAgttaaaacacagtattttttttgtaacataaaCAAATTCTGTCCCAAATGCTTTAGCGTGCTAAAATCTTGTGCAGCACTTGGCCTCAAGGGTGCTTGCTGCTGATCCTACTGCAGGAAGATTTTCAGTAGGCTACAGCTTTGGGATTGCTCAAGGACATTGGCGAGGCCAGTTTCTCTGCCTTGGAGTGGAACTATGCTTTAACTGTCATAGCACAGCTATTATAAGCATACCTGTTGGTAATTTAAAGGTACAAAAGAGTTGAAACCCCAGAGTGTACACCATGGAAAGGAAAACCTTGATTTGTTCCAGTTGATCTTATCCAGGCTAGAATCGAGGACAGAGCAATGTACACAGCAGCTCCCTTGTTGTTTTTGTAGTATGGTCAGGCTCTTAGGAAACCCCCAAGAAGTATGCACTACAAAAACAACCGGAGCATTGCTTATTATGAGTTGATATTTCCTAGATTCTAGTCTGGATAAGCTCAACTGGGATAagtcatgttttttttctttccaaagtgtATGCTTGAGGTTTAAATTCTTTCACACCTGTAAATTACCAGGTTGAGTGTATATGGCTAAATGAAACATAGCACACATTCAGCTGGGTCAGGGGCATggtgatggggttttttgggtttaaTTATGTCACATTTCTGATCCCAAAATGTAGTGTAGGTAGCCATGTGGTGGAAGGCTCCTTTCATGTCCGTTGTGGAACCATTTAATAACTGGGCCTCTTGTTTATTTATTGCACAAATGTAAAGAATGgctaatctgaaaaaaacattttcatctgaAGCAATTAAATGCTGTTGTTGAGATTTCTATATGCAGTATTCTGCCAAAGAATTTAATCTATGGTAAGATTTGTAAGTATTTTGGAGAGTAATTTTGGAGTTATGAGCTATTGGTTATGAGTTCTATTATGCAAAGTCCCATACTGAATGGAAGGGCTGATATTGTTGAGTTTAATGAAGTTGTGCTTAGTGCAAACACCACTAAAAAGTAAGTAGATAATGTTAATGGGATAGAACATTTCCACAGAATAATGGTTTCCTGCTGTTAGATAAAAACCAGAGatgaagcaaatatttattttccaagtgGGAGACATAGATCTGATGATGATGTTTCACTAAAATGACTTCTCTGTTAGGCAGAATGACTGATGCAGATGTAATCACTTTAATCTCATCAGTGATGTATTAGACAGATTGTTCCCTCTGTAATTGTTTTACACTATTGTCTTTATTCCTGTTGATAACAGACCTCTACTATCTGTTATTCCGTATTCCCACATTACACTCTACAGTAACAACTGCTAGGACTGTTCCCTCTTATCCTTAGCTGGGATCTAAACAGCTATAACCACTACCCATATCCTCAGTGTTAACATAATGAATGCCTGCTCCACCATATATTTCCCTGATGGTGTTACTTTAACAAAATCACTTATTTTGCTCATCTTGCTTTTGCTGTATGACTCATACAACATCTCTGAGCTAGTTCAAAGTCTTTGACGAGGTGTCCATCTCCCGAGCTCTCATCTGTAAAAAAAGATGTCAGTGTCTTAATTAGCACACAaaagaggagaggctgaaagtTAGCTTTTGCGGGCGGGAGGGATATATGTATATCTTGGGGAGAGGGGTGGAAAGAGATCTTGGGAGGTAAGAGGTACCATTTTGCACTAGCTGAAACTCCAGGGTGGTCTTCCATTATAAGTTTATGCATCATAGCTACTGCAGAAAGGCTGGAATGTCTCTCTgaccatttgttttctctttagggCCAAGGACAAACCTTTCAGTTTCCCAACCTATTTCCAGAGAAAGAACAAGATGCAGAAACTCGCTCTTTTGATGACTTCAAGGATAAATATATGGAGAGtgagaagcagaggcagaaaggTGACCCCAGACGAGGTGGAGTCCCCGATTGGTTTGGACTTTGATGCAACAAACCAGCTGCCTTTCTTTAGGCTCAGAGGGATTTTGATCAGCAGAACTTGCACCGTTCCCATCTTGTAATGACCGAATGTTTATTCTTGAGCAGCCCTTGCTAGGTGTCTTTTCTTCTGGCTGTTTGTGCATGACTACAACAAAATGgccctaaagaaataaaaaggtaaaataaatctGACTGCATCAGGTCTTTCCTGTGAACTTGTGGACTATTTCTAAAATGTGGAattgtttgttgttgtttctgacTATGCCAGTGTCATTGTGCTTACCTTCTTCCTGCTTCTATGGGTTGTTTTGGGTAAAAGTAGCCGGCATTTCATTTCCCAGGTTAAGTGTAGTTTGCATTGAATAGAATGTGTAAAAGTCAAGATAGGTCAGTCGGGGCGGACATGAAGGTGTAGATAACTAGACTATAGGCTTGGGGTGTAGGATTCCCCTATTGTCAGTTATGGTGTCCTACTATCCTGTGAATTGCCTTCCTTGCAAAGTGACCCCCCCTTTCCTGGAGATGTGCGTGTGATCTGATTGTACGCCTTTGTTAACAGTTGTGTGGCATTTTGGAGACAGGGATTATTGGATAGGCTTGTGACTGGGCACATGTGCGTTTGATCCCCAGAAGCATTAAGGAATGGACAAAGGTGTGTGATCTCTTCTTGCTGTTGTGCACAGTCTCTGCTTGCTGTTGTGCAGTGCAGGTAGTTGCCTCCTGTGGCCAGCCTGCCCAAGGAATGTTTGCTGGCACGGCTGTGCTAGTATTCCTTCCCCTGTCCGCAGCTACCTTGCAGTGCTGGCAAGAGCCCTATGTGGACACAGTTGTACTGGCATAGAAATGCTTCTGCCGGTGTAGGCTGTTTTGTGCTCAGGACTAATAAAAAGACTCTTTCTACTTTTTCTGGTGCAACTCCCTCTAATTCCAAGTTGCTGATGCCAGGGCAGTGGTAGAACTTTTCTAGGCCTTCAGGGCTGCCACGTTTGGGTTTTTCATTTCTTGGCTCTGTGGCTATTTCTCCTTGCCTTGATgaggatattttctcttttcctttgtcaAGTAATGTGCTTTGCTGGTGGGTTAGAACAGCAGGGTGAAAGGAGGAC
Encoded here:
- the MRPL23 gene encoding large ribosomal subunit protein uL23m isoform X2, with amino-acid sequence MTKVDIKNYLEKIYNVPVAAVRTRIQYGANNKRNHKNQRVKKPDYKVAYVQLGQGQTFQFPNLFPEKEQDAETRSFDDFKDKYMESEKQRQKGDPRRGGVPDWFGL